A genome region from Setaria italica strain Yugu1 chromosome III, Setaria_italica_v2.0, whole genome shotgun sequence includes the following:
- the LOC101758628 gene encoding protein BREAST CANCER SUSCEPTIBILITY 1 homolog isoform X3 has protein sequence MTILLPCVKANVHKKIILSLISKRKANNLISLKPHVHSCLWGFSQCTDKEGKIDDHHREKQQTDQLNTSNVPQSTYIDKEADNHQRKNQQTDHFNILNPSCLPQKQSSQKEGTSTNSSRDGQQIDQLDSSGSSSLQLGQHSDEEGISKNHERDDQQTHKRNTSNFPSLPKSCHPDEEGISNVYKREEIKAYRADTSSCPSDQMVLLGLSLSASEKDSLQEFVRWSNGKLTKEWDKNVTHVIVGKGPGSSWNRSFEVLMAVLLGKWVIHFEWIMDCSSEMRPRPEASYEVTSSMDSLKTMDGPKKGRIRAATGAPNLFSGLHFCLSAYMNPDGRHRVRDLIAAAGGKVLEGGFLDPPLECFDGSSSVKPYFVFDGDVPGEFALGTLLKEVEEARKHAAAGARVISHQRVLDAVAAYDAEILNR, from the exons ATGACCATTCTTCTTCCTTGCGTCAAAG CCAATGTTCACAAGAAGATTATCCTTTCACTGATTTCGAAGAGGAAGGCCAACAATCTGATCAGCTTAAAACCACATGTTCATTCTTGCCTGTGGG GTTTCAGCCAATGTACAGACAAGGAAGGGAAAATTGATGATCATCATAGGGAAAAACAACAAACAGATCAGCTTAACACTTCAAATGTGCCTCAGAG CACATATATAGACAAGGAAGCTGACAATCATCAAAGGAAAAATCAACAAACAGATCATTTTAACATTTTGAATCCTTCCTGCTTGCCTCAGAA aCAAAGTTCTCAAAAAGAAGGAACTTCCACCAATAGCTCAAGGGATGGCCAACAAATAGATCAGCTTGACAGCTCAGGTTCCTCTTCCTTGCAATTGGG TCAGCATTCAGACGAGGAAGGAATTTCTAAGAATCATGAAAGGGATGATCAACAAACGCATAAGCGTAACACCTCAAATTTTCCCTCCTTGCCTAAGAG CTGTCATCCAGATGAAGAAGGAATTTCCAATGTTTACAAAAGGGAAGAAATAAAAGCATATCGGGCTGACACATCAAGCTGCCCTTCTGATCAGATGGTTTTGCTTGGTTTGTCTTTAAGCGCGTCAGAGAAG GATTCCTTGCAGGAGTTTGTACGTTGGTCCAACGGGAAGCTGACGAAAGAGTGGGACAAAAATGTGACTCATGTCATTGTGGGCAAAGGTCCTGGTAGCTCATGGAACAGATCATTTGAAGTCCTCATGGCAGTACTGCTGGGGAAATGGGTTATCCATTTTGAAT GGATCATGGACTGCTCCTCAGAGATGCGTCCACGTCCAGAAGCTTCTTATGAGGTAACATCCAGCATGGATTCACTCAAAACAATGGACGGACCGAAGAAGGGAAGAATCCGAGCAGCCACAGGG GCACCGAATCTGTTCTCGGGACTGCACTTCTGCCTCAGCGCCTACATGAACCCTGACGGCAGGCACCGCGTGCGAGACCTCATCGCAGCCGCCGGAGGGAAGGTCCTGGAGGGAGGATTTCTGGACCCGCCACTCGAATGCTTTGACGGCTCTTCTTCGGTGAAGCCGTACTTCGTCTTCGACGGCGACGTTCCCGGAGAATTTGCCCTGGGCACGCTGCtgaaggaggtggaggaggcgaggaagcacgcggctgcgggcgcgcgggtgaTCAGCCACCAGAGGGTGCTGGATGCCGTCGCGGCATACGACGCCGAGATCCTCAACCGCTGA
- the LOC101759038 gene encoding probable NOT transcription complex subunit VIP2: protein MSGPLNSNISGATSNLRDSTGRSFASSFAGQSGSLPGFHHSGSHNIHGNLNLTNISGSLAPRNNSMAGIPSPGVQQPGGSISSGRFPSNNLQASMSQIPHGHSGISNRGGMNVGGNPGFSSSMNAIGGSMQGLSSNLANVGNRNSAPGLAASPVLGNLGPRITNSGNIVGGSNIGRSISSAGLSMPSIASRMNLSGNSGSGAINIQGSNRMSSMLQQASPQFMNLLGSSYPTPGGSLSQNQVQAGNNSLGSSGMLHDGSSGDNAPFDINDFPQLTGRPNSAGGGQGQYGSLRKHGVSVNAIVQQNQEFSIQNEDFPALPGYKGSSSDYGMDMHHKDHLHENVNIMQAQHYPMARSSGFNLGSSYPPRQHQQSANSVQNAGLENIGLRTANSPSPSSNSGVYEQFMQQYHQPQTQNSLRLQATSGPQSFKDQSQKPVQGNPAVPDPYSLLGLLSLIRLKEPGPTALALGIDLTSLGLNLNSQDNLYKTFGSPWSNEPAKGEPDYQIPACFSAEPPPPLQPLHFQKFHPLTLFYIFYSMPKDVAQLYAANELYSKGWFYHKEYRVWLTRAPNSAPLVKTPLHERGSYICFDPNIWDTVHKDNFVLHYEAVEKRPVLPSAAQNLRREL, encoded by the exons ATGTCAGGGCCACTGAAC TCAAACATTAGTGGGGCCACCTCAAACCTTCGAGATTCAACAGGAAGGTCATTTGCATCATCTTTTGCCGGTCAATCTGGATCACTTCCGGGCTTCCATCACTCAG GCTCACACAACATTCATGGAAATCTCAACCTCACAAATATCTCTGGGTCATTAGCGCCAAGAAATAATTCAATGGCGGGTATCCCGTCACCAGGGGTTCAACAACCTGGTGGTAGTATTTCCAGTGGCCGTTTCCCCTCAAATAATCTTCAAGCCTCCATGTCTCAG ATTCCTCATGGGCATTCTGGGATCAGCAACAGAGGAGGTATGAACGTTGGGGGAAATCCTGGATTTAGTAGTAGCATGAATGCTATTGGTGGTTCCATGCAAGGTTTATCCTCAAACTTGGCTAATGTGGGTAACCGCAATTCTGCTCCTGGGTTGGCAGCTTCTCCAGTTTTGGGGAATTTAGGCCCACGAATAACAAATTCTGGGAATATTGTGGGTGGGAGCAATATTGGGAGAAGTATAAGCTCTGCAGGGCTGTCTATGCCCAGTATAGCGTCTCGGATGAATTTAAGTGGCAACTCTGGAAGTGGGGCTATCAATATTCAAGGATCCAACCGGATGAGTAGTATGCTTCAACAAG CATCTCCGCAATTCATGAACTTACTTGGAAGTTCTTACCCAACACCTGGAGGGTCATTGTCTCAGAACCAAGTACAGGCAGGAAACAATTCTTTAGGATCTTCTGGAATGCTACATGATGGAAGCTCGGGTGACAAtgccccttttgatataaatGACTTCCCTCAGCTAACTGGACGACCTAATTCCGCTGGAGGTGGTCAAGGGCAATATG GGTCACTGCGAAAGCATGGAGTAAGTGTGAATGCCATCGTGCAACAAAATCAGGAATTCAGCATTCAGAACGAAGATTTTCCAGCTTTACCAGGATATAAAG GTAGTTCCTCAGATTATGGTATGGATATGCATCACAAGGACCACCTTCATGAGAACGTAAACATTATGCAAGCACAACATTATCCT ATGGCTAGATCATCTGGCTTCAACTTGGGAAGCAGCTACCCGCCCCGTCAACATCAGCAGAGTGCTAATTCA GTTCAAAATGCTGGGCTGGAAAATATTGGATTAAGGACTGCAAATTCCCCAAGTCCGTCATCAAATTCAGGAGTTTATGAACAATTTATGCAGCAGTACCATCAACCGCAGACTCAAAATTCACTTAGGTTGCAGGCGACTTCAGGCCCACAATCATTCAAGGACCAGAGCCAAAAACCTGTGCAGGGAAATCCAGCTGTGCCAGATCCATATAGTTTACTTGGATTGTTGAGTTTAATAAGATTGAAAGAGCCTGGGCCAACAGCTCTTGCTTTAGGGATTGATTTGACATCATTAGGGTTGAATTTGAACTCCCAAGATAATCTTTACAAGACTTTTGGCTCTCCATGGTCAAATGAGCCAGCTAAAGGAGAACCTGATTATCAGATCCCAGCTTGTTTCTCTGctgagccaccaccaccactacaa CCATTACATTTTCAGAAGTTTCACCCCTTGACACTGTTCTACATCTTCTACAG CATGCCTAAGGATGTAGCTCAGTTGTATGCTGCTAATGAACT ATACAGTAAAGGGTGGTTTTACCACAAAGAGTACCGTGTCTGGCTCACAAGAGCTCCTAATTCCGCGCCTCTTGTGAAAACTCCACTTCATGAACGAGGGTCCTACATTTGTTTTGATCCAAACATCTGGGATACTGTCCATAAG GACAACTTCGTTCTCCATTATGAAGCAGTGGAGAAGAGACCTGTCCTTCCTTCTGCCGCCCAAAACCTTAGACGAGAATTATAA
- the LOC101759848 gene encoding protein KRTCAP2 homolog, with translation MASTGRSMLLSLLLFAVTLSLLEMYRAKFASSELMTIAGGFICSLLFLLLLTFIGNYQEASGDRTGWGAVVVAQLVALIVAGTVHRVCITTCFLFSAGLLYEVDKLSGMILARSESKVRRH, from the exons ATGGCGAGCACGGGGCGGTCGATGCTGCTGTCGCTGCTGCTCTTCGCGGTGACGCTGTCGCTGCTCGAGATGTACAGGGCCAAGTTCGCCTCATCGGAGCTCATGACCATCGCCGGCGGATTCATCTGCtccctcctcttcctgctgctgctcacc TTTATTGGGAACTACCAAGAAGCTAGTGGAGATAGAACTGGGTGGGGTGCAG TTGTTGTAGCACAACTTGTTGCTCTTATTGTAGCTGGTACTGTCCACCGCGTCTGTATCACAACATG CTTCCTATTTTCCGCTGGACTCCTTTACGAGGTTGACAAGCTCTCCGGCATGATCCTTGCGAGGAGTGAGTCTAAAGTGAGGCGGCACTGA